The DNA sequence CTTCCGCTGGATTGTCTGGGACAACCGGGCGGAGCTGCGCTACCGGGTGCCTCCTGCGATGATGGCGACCCGGACACCGGGAACGATGCATACGACGGGGCGTGCCAATGCGTCGGCGTTCCGCTGGATTGCCTGGGCGTTCCCGGTGGCCCGGCGACCGTGGGAAGTCCGTGCGATGATGGTGACGGGGCGACCGGTGACGACACATGGACCGCGGGTTGCGATTGTGCGGGGCAGCTCATCGACTGTCTCGGCCAGGTGGGCGGCTCCGTGCTCCCGGGGACACCCTGCGATGATGGCGACCCCACGACGGGGGATGACGTCTATGATTCGAACTGCACCTGTGCCGGCCTGCCGTTCGACTGCACCGGGCAGCCCGGAGGGAACGCCGTCCCGGGCGTCGGTTGTGACGATGGCGATGCCGGTACGGGCAATGATGTGTGGGGAGCGGACTGCCTCTGCGCGGGGCTGCCCTTCGACTGCGAAGGCGTGCCCGGAGGTGGCGCTCTTGCGGGGACCCCGTGTGACGATGGCGACCCGACGACCGGGGACGACCGGTATGGTCAGAACTGCATCTGTGCCGGTCTTCCGTACGACTGCGAGGGAACACCCGGTGGTGCAGCGTTGCCGGGGACCGGTTGCGATGACAACGACGCTTCGACCGGGGACGACCGTTGGACGACCGACTGCACCTGCGTCGGCCTGATCCTGGATTGCCTCGAGGCGCCCGGTGGTGCAGCCCTGCCTGGCACCCCCTGCGATGACGGTGATCCCGACACCGGTGACGATACCTGGGGTGTGGATTGCACCTGCGTTGGTGCGCTCATCGACTGCACGGGCATCCCTGGAGGCCCTGCGCTTCCGGGTTCACCGTGTGATGATGGCGATCCGGGCACCGGCGACGATCAGTGGGGGGGGGGATGCACCTGCGCAGGCCTTCCGATCGATTGCGCCGGCGTACCCGGTGGTCCGGCCTGGCCCGGCGTTCCCTGCGACGATGGCAATTCCGGCACCGGCAATGACCAATGGACCAGCGCCTGCATCTGCGTGGGCGAGGCCTACGATTGCGCAGGGGTGCCCGGAGGTACCGCCTTGCCCGGCGTGGGCTGCGATGACGGGAACGCAGGCACCATCAACGACACCTGGACATCCACCTGTGAGTGCATCGGCATCGCGGTGGACTGCGCGGGGGTGCCGGGGGGGGAGGCCTTCATCGATGCGTGCGGCGTATGTGCCGGCGGAACCACGGGGGTCGATCCCGATCCGGATGACGACCTCGACGGGGTGCTCGATTGCACGGACAACTGTCCGGGCCTGCAGAACGCTGCCCAGTCCGACCTCGATGAGGATGGTCTGGGTGATGCGTGCGACAATTGTCCTTGGGTGTACAACCCGGGTCAGGAGGACAGCGATGGCGATGGGGTGGGCGACCCCTGCGAGGTAATCTCCGTCCCTGAACACCCGGATGGCATCATCGGAATTCTGGTCCATCCGAACCCCACCAGCGGCTTGGTCCGCTTCGATTGGGACGGGCCTCGTCCTGACCGTTTGGTGGTGTACGATGTGATGGGCGCCCGGGTGCTGGACCTGCCCTATGCGGCCGTGCTGGACCTTTCGGGACTAAGCACAGGCACCTATGTGCTGGAGCTTCGGGACGACCGGGGGCGGACCATGGCCCGCGCGCGCGCCGTGCGTGACTGAGCGACCGGTGGCGGACCCGGTCCCCAGGGTCGGCGTGGGATCTTTTCCAGGAACCTCTCCTCCGTGATCGGTGGATCGCGTGACCGGCCGGTGGTACCGGTCGGAGGGGTTCGTGATGCACCCCGGCCTGTGGTCATCCACACCGGGCAGTGCCGCTGGAACAACCTCGGTGAACAGTGGTCATGTCGGTGTGCCGGTTCATCCTCGGCAGGCTGACGCTGGTCGATCGGGGTTGACCGCCGGGAAGGCCATCAACGTAACCCGGAGCAGGCAGGAACCGATACAAGGGCCACCTGTAGATGGACCACCAGGCATTCGACCACGCCAAGACCCTCGCGGGTTCCGGTTTGCCGACCGGAGCGGTCCGGACACAGGGCATCCTTCCAACCCTGCTCCACGCCCATGCTCCGCTCCACCCTTGCCGCCGTTGCGGTCCTGTCGATCGCCCTTAGCGGTCATGCCCAGACGGCCTCCCAAACGAGCGCCGTCCAGCTGCAGGCCACCGTGCAGGCCAGCCCGCCGAGGATCACCCTCAGCTGGCCGGCCTTCTCCAACACCACCGGCATCACGATCTACCGGAAGTCGAAGGCCGCCACCTCATGGGGAAGCGCCATCGCCACCCCACCCGCGTCGTCCACAAGCTACCAGGACAATGCCGTCACCGTTGGGACCTACTATGAGTACCGCCTGGTGCGCACGGCCAACGCCGGCACCGGTCAGGGATACATCGCCACAGGCATCGAGGTGCCCGCCACCGAGTACATGGGCAAGCTGGTGCTGCTGGTGGACAACACGTTCAGTACGAGCCTGAGCACCGAGCTGGCCGTTCTTGAACAGGACCTGAAGGCCGACGGATGGACGGTCCTCCGGACGGACGTCAGCCGCACCGCCTCGCCGGCGAGCATCCGCAGCATCATTCAGACCGCCTACAACGCCGATCCCACCAACGTGAAGGCGGTGTACCTCGTCGGCCATGTACCCGTGCCCTACAGCGGGAATATCGCACCGGACGGCCACAATGAGCATCAAGGCGCCTGGCCCGCCGACACCTACTACGCCGATGTGAACGGCAGCTGGACGGACAACTCGGTCAACATCGTGACGAGCCAGCGCGTCGAGAACCGGAATGTGCCGGGGGATGGCAAGTTCGATCAGAGCGACCTGCCCACCCCTGCTGAGCTACAGGTCGGCCGGGTCGACCTGTACGACCTGCCCGCGTTCGGGCAGACGGAGACCGAACTGATGCGGGCCTACCTCAACAAGGCCCATGACTTCAAGATCAAAGGCTTCACCCCGCAAGTGCGGGGCATCATCTTCGACAACTTCCAGTACACGGGGTACCCGTTCGCCGCCGGTGGCATCCGCACGATGGCACCGCTGGTGGGGGCCTCCAACCTGACCTTCCCGAACCAGAACGGCCCCTCCTTCTACACCCTGGTCAACAACCAGAGCTACCTGTGGACGTACAGCTGCGGCGGCGGTCTGCAGCAGACGGTGAACGGTGTGCTCACGTACAATGGGGCCAACAACGTCGCCACCACCCAGAACCTCGCCGCCAGCCAGTTCGACGGTGTCTTCAACCTCTCCTTCGGCAGCTACTTCGGGGACTGGGACAACAAGAACAATTTCCTGCGCGCCTTTCTCGCCAGTGGCAAGGCCTTGAGCAGCTGCTGGTCGGCCATCCCGCACTTCGCGTTCCACCACATGGGTCTGGGCGACAACATCGGGTACAGCGCCCTGGCCACCATGAACAACACCACCAGCCTCTATGCACCGATGCACGGAGGCTGGCAGGGCAGCATCGGTAAGTCACACCTCGCGTTGATGGGCGACCCATCACTGCGGATGACCATGGTCGCTCCGCCGTCGAACCTTCAGGTCACCAACGTCGGTGGCAACGCGAGCTTCGCTTGGACGGCCTCCTCGGAAACGGTGCTTGGCTACTACATCTATGCCTTCGATCCCGGGACCGGGGCCGTGTCCCGCGTGGTACCCGGACTTGTGACCGGAACCTCGTATACCAGCCCGACGGTGCCCTTCATCGCCGGCCGCCAGTACATGGTGCGTGCCGTCAAGCTCCAGACCTCGACCAGCGGGAGTTATTTCAACCTGAGCCTGGGGGCCATCGCCACGGCCTCCGGCACTCCGCAGCCCGATTGCCTGGGTGTCCCCGGTGGTTCCGCCGTGCCCGGCTCGGCCTGCAACGACAACAACCCCTGCACGACGAACGATGTACTGAACGCGAGCTGCCAGTGCGTGGGCACCCCGAGCCCGGACAGCGATGGCGACGGGATCTGCAACGCGACGGACAACTGCCCGAACACGCCGGGCCAGGTGGGCAGCGCGTGCAACGACAACAACCCCTGCACGACGAACGATGTGTTGAACGCGAGCTGCCAGTGCGCGGGTACCCCGAGCCCGGACAGCGATGGCGACGGGATCTGCAACGCGACGGACAACTGTCCGAACACGCCGGGCCAGGTGGGCAGCGCGTGCAACGACAACGATCCCTGCACGACGAACGATGTGCTGAACGCGAGCTGCCAGTGCGCGGGTACCCCGAGCCCGGACAGCGATGGCGACGGGATCTGCAACGCGACGGACAACTGTCCGAACACGCCGGGCCAGGTGGGCAGCGCGTGCAACGACAACGATCCCTGCACGACGAACGATGTGCTGAACGCGAGCTGCCAGTGCGTGGGCACCCCGAGCCCGGACAGCGATGGCGATGGCATCTGCAACGCGACGGACAACTGCCCGAACACGCCGGGCCAGGTGGGCAGCGCGTGCAACGACAACGACGCGAACACCATCAACGATGTGGTGGGCGCCAACTGCGTGTGCGCCGGTACGCCGGTGACCCTGGACTGCCTGGGTGTGCCGAACGGCACGGCCCTGCCTGGCTCGGCGTGCAATGACAACAACGCGAACACGATCAACGACCAGTGGGACGCGAACTGCGTGTGCGCCGGTACGCCGGTGACCCTGGACTGCCTGGGTGTACCGAACGGCTCGGCCTTGCCCGGCACGGCGTGCGATGACGGCAACGCGAACACGGGCAACGACCAGTGGGATGCGAACTGCGTGTGCGCCGGTACGCCGGTGACCCTGGACTGCCTGGGTGTACCGGGCGGAAGCGCCCTGCCTGGCTCGGCGTGCAATGACAACAACGCGAACACGATCAACGACCAATGGGATGCGAACTGCGTGTGCTCCGGCACGCCGGTGACGCTGGACTGCCTGGGCGTACCGAACGGCACGGCCCTGCCGGGCACGGCGTGCGATGACGGCAACGCGAACACGATCAACGACCAGTGGGATGCGAACTGCGTGTGCGCCGGCACGCCGGTGACCCTGGACTGCCTGGGTGTGCCGAACGGCTCGGCCTTGCCCGGCACGGCGTGCGATGACGGCAACGCGAACACGATCAACGACCAGTGGGATGCGAACTGCGTGTGCGTGGGTCAGGCGATCGACTGCCTGGGCGTACCGGGCGGAAGCGCCCTTCCTGGCACGGCGTGCAATGACAACAACGCGAACACGATCAACGACCAGTGGGATGCGAACTGCGTGTGCGCCGGCACTCCGGTGACGCTGGACTGCCTGGGCGTACCGAACGGCACGGCCCTGCCGGGCACGGCGTGCGATGACGGCAACGCGAACACGGGCAACGACCAGTGGGATGCGAACTGCATGTGCGAGGGTGAGCTGCTGGACTGCCTGGGTGTACCGGGCGGAAGCGCCCTTCCTGGCACGGCGTGCAATGACAACAACGCGAACACGATCAACGACCAGTGGGATGCGAACTGCGTGTGCGCCGGCACGCCGGTGACGCTGGACTGCCTGGGCGTACCGAACGGCACGGCCCTTCCGGGCACGGCGTGCGATGACGGCAACGCGAACACGGGCAACGACCAGTGGGACGCGAACTGCGTGTGCGCCGGCACGCCGGTGACGCTGGACTGCCTGGGTGTCCCGAACGGCACGGCCCTTCCGGGCACGGCGTGCGATGACGGCAACGCGAACACGATCAACGACCAATGGGACGCCAACTGCGTGTGCGCCGGCACGCCGGTGACGCTGGACTGCCTGGGCGTACCGAACGGCACGGACCTGCCGGGCACGGCGTGCGATGACAACAACGCGAACACGATCAACGACCAATGGGATGCGAACTGCGTGTGCGCCGGCACGCCGGTGACGCTGGACTGCCTGGGTGTGCCGAACGGCACGGCCCTGCCGGGCACGGCGTGCGATGACGGCAACGCGAACAC is a window from the Flavobacteriales bacterium genome containing:
- a CDS encoding fibronectin type III domain-containing protein, producing the protein MLRSTLAAVAVLSIALSGHAQTASQTSAVQLQATVQASPPRITLSWPAFSNTTGITIYRKSKAATSWGSAIATPPASSTSYQDNAVTVGTYYEYRLVRTANAGTGQGYIATGIEVPATEYMGKLVLLVDNTFSTSLSTELAVLEQDLKADGWTVLRTDVSRTASPASIRSIIQTAYNADPTNVKAVYLVGHVPVPYSGNIAPDGHNEHQGAWPADTYYADVNGSWTDNSVNIVTSQRVENRNVPGDGKFDQSDLPTPAELQVGRVDLYDLPAFGQTETELMRAYLNKAHDFKIKGFTPQVRGIIFDNFQYTGYPFAAGGIRTMAPLVGASNLTFPNQNGPSFYTLVNNQSYLWTYSCGGGLQQTVNGVLTYNGANNVATTQNLAASQFDGVFNLSFGSYFGDWDNKNNFLRAFLASGKALSSCWSAIPHFAFHHMGLGDNIGYSALATMNNTTSLYAPMHGGWQGSIGKSHLALMGDPSLRMTMVAPPSNLQVTNVGGNASFAWTASSETVLGYYIYAFDPGTGAVSRVVPGLVTGTSYTSPTVPFIAGRQYMVRAVKLQTSTSGSYFNLSLGAIATASGTPQPDCLGVPGGSAVPGSACNDNNPCTTNDVLNASCQCVGTPSPDSDGDGICNATDNCPNTPGQVGSACNDNNPCTTNDVLNASCQCAGTPSPDSDGDGICNATDNCPNTPGQVGSACNDNDPCTTNDVLNASCQCAGTPSPDSDGDGICNATDNCPNTPGQVGSACNDNDPCTTNDVLNASCQCVGTPSPDSDGDGICNATDNCPNTPGQVGSACNDNDANTINDVVGANCVCAGTPVTLDCLGVPNGTALPGSACNDNNANTINDQWDANCVCAGTPVTLDCLGVPNGSALPGTACDDGNANTGNDQWDANCVCAGTPVTLDCLGVPGGSALPGSACNDNNANTINDQWDANCVCSGTPVTLDCLGVPNGTALPGTACDDGNANTINDQWDANCVCAGTPVTLDCLGVPNGSALPGTACDDGNANTINDQWDANCVCVGQAIDCLGVPGGSALPGTACNDNNANTINDQWDANCVCAGTPVTLDCLGVPNGTALPGTACDDGNANTGNDQWDANCMCEGELLDCLGVPGGSALPGTACNDNNANTINDQWDANCVCAGTPVTLDCLGVPNGTALPGTACDDGNANTGNDQWDANCVCAGTPVTLDCLGVPNGTALPGTACDDGNANTINDQWDANCVCAGTPVTLDCLGVPNGTDLPGTACDDNNANTINDQWDANCVCAGTPVTLDCLGVPNGTALPGTACDDGNANTGNDQWDANCVCVGELLDCLGVPGGSALPGTACDDNNANTINDQWDANCVCAGTPVTLDCLGVPNGTALPGTACDDGNANTINDQWDANCVCSGTPVTLDCLGVPNGTALPGMACDDGNANTGNDTWDANCTCVGQLLDCLGVPGGSALPGSACNDNNANTINDQWDANCVCSGTPVTLDCLGAPNGTALPGTACDDGNANTGNDTWDANCTCVGQLLDCLGVPGGSALLGTACNDNNANTINDQWDANCVCAGTPVTLDCLGVPNGTALPGTACDDGNANTGNDAWDANCTCVGQLLDCLGVPGGSALPGSACNDNNANSINDQWDVNCVCAGTPVTLDCLGVPNGTALPGSACNDNNANTINDQWDANCVCAGTPVTLDCLGVPGGSALPGTACDDGNANTGNDQWDANCVCVGELLDCLGVPGGSALPGSACDDGNANTGNDQWDANCVCAGTPVTLDCLGVPNGTALPGTACDDGNANTGNDQWDANCVCAGTPVTLDCLGVPNGTALPGTACDDGNANTINDQWDANCVCAGTPVTLDCLGVPNGTDLPGTACDDNNANTINDQWDANCVCAGTPVTLDCLGVPGGSALPGTACDDGNANTGNDQWDANCVCVGELLDCLGVPGGSALPGSACDDGNANTGNDQWDANCVCAGTPVTLDCLGVPNGTALPGTACDDGNANTGNDQWDANCVCAGTPVTLDCLGVPNGTALPGTACDDGNANTINDQWDANCVCSGTPVTLDCLGVPNGTALPGMACDDGNANTGNDTWDANCTCVGQLLDCLGVPGGSALPGSACNDNNANTINDQWDANCVCSGTPVTLDCLGVPNGTALPGTACDDGNANTGNDLWDANCVCAGTPVTLDCLGVPNGTALPGTPCDDNNANTGNDQWDANCVCVGQAIDCLGVPGGSALPGTACNDNNANTINDQWDANCVCAGTPVTLDCLGVPNGTALPGTACDDGNANTINDQWDANCVCAGTPVTLDCLGVPNGTALPGTPCDDGNGMTSNDIWDADCNCFGFLVLMDCAGVPNGNAFPGTPCDDGDASTGNDLWDANCACNGQEYDCAGVPGGTAYVDACGVCASGTTGIVADPDSDADGLLDCMDSCPFAYDPGQFDFDQDGIGDACDNCSWIANPDQADTDGNGIGDVCDQANAIAEAAGMSHFTFAPNPAREEVLLTAVPANARRVKLVALTGAVVLDVDVTQRRIALDAVPVGVYQLMALDADGRPLAQGRLVRQ